GGCGCTCGAGGCGCTGGTGCAGCCGGACGAGGGCGCCACGGTGACGGCAGTGCGCGCGCCCGACCACGCGCTGCCCGGCGAGGTGATCGTCGCCTTCCGCGACCCCTTGAGCGACCACGAGGCCGGTTCGGCGCGGCGCCGGCGCGACGGCGCGGCCGATCCCGGACAGGAGCGGCTGGGATTTGCCGGCTGCCTGGAGCCGCCGGTGGCGGAGGCGCTGGCGGCCGACTGGCTGAAGCGGCGCTGGCGCGAGCGCGAGGAGATCGCGTTTTCGCTTCCGGCGGGCGAGCGGCGGGTGCGTCCGGGCGCGCTGGTGCGGCTGCCGGCCGCCTTCGGCGCGGACGATCTGGTGGTGACGGAGATCGACGAAGGGCTGGTGCGGCAGGTGAAGGCCGTGCGGGTGGACCGGCTCGCGCCCGCCCGCATCGCCCCCACGCTCGGCGATGCCGCCCACGAGACCGCCCCGCCGCTCGCCGCGCCGGCGCTGCACCTGATCGACCTGCCGCTGACGTCTGGCATCGACGAGCCCTGGCGGGAACTGCGCATCGCCGCCTGGGCGAGACCGTGGCGCAGCCAGATCGTGCAGGTGTCCCCCGAAGACAGCGGCTTCGAGCAGCGGACGACGCTGCCGGACGCGGCCCGGCTCGGCGAACTGACCGGGCCGCTGGGACCCGGCGTGGCCGGACGGTTCGACCGGGGTACGACGATCGACGTTTCCCTCTCCGGTGGCGCGCTGCAGAGCATATCGGCGCTGCAGCAGCTCAATGGCGGCAACGCGGCGGCGATCCTGTCGCAGAGCGGGGCCTGGGAGGTGGTGCAGTTCGCGACGGCCGAGGAGGTCGCGCCGGAAGAGTGGCGGCTCCGCGGCCTGCTGCGCGGGCAGCTGGGAACCGAGGACGCGATGCGTTCGGGTGCCGCGGAAGGCGCGCCCTTCGTGCTGCTGGATGGCGCGGTGCCGTCAGCGGGGCTGAAGCCCGCGGAAGCCGGGCTGTCCCTCAACTGGCGGGTCGGGCCGGCGGGCGCGGAGCTGGAGAGCGACGTGTTCGCGGTCGAGACGGCCACCGGCGGATTGCGGGCGGCGCAGCCGCTGTCTCCGGTGCACCTGCGCGCGACCTGGACCGTCGGCGGCGACCTCGCGCTGACCTGGATCCGCCGCGGCCGGATCGGTGCCGACGGCTGGGACGCCGACGAGATCCCGCTGGGCGAGGAGGCGGAGGCCTATCTCGTCGAGGTGCGGACGTCGGGCGGCACGATGAAGCGGTCGGCCGAAACGACCGCGCCGGCCTGGACATGGGACTCAGCAGCGATCACCGCGGATTTTCCCGGCGGCGGACCGGCGGTCGTGACCGTGCGCCAGAGGAAGCGGCCGGGCGGCCTTGCGGGACTGCCCGCGACGCTCACGGTCGGACTGCCATGAGACCTTTCGCGAGAACGATGCGCCGCCTGCTGCGATGGCGCCTCCGGACGCTCCCGATTTCCAGCCAGAACAGGAGACGTGCAATGACCGAACAGAAACCCTGGTATCTCTCGCGTACCGTCTGGGCCTCGATCGTCACGATCGCGACCACGTTGGGCGGCGTGCTGGGCCTGCCGATCGCCGGCCTCGACAATTCGGCCGCGACGGATACGATACTGCAGGTCGCGGCCGCCATTTCGGGCGTCGTCGCGCTGTGGGGTCGGATCGTCGCGACGAGCAGGATCGGTCAGCCGCGGGCAGGCGGCGCAAGCGGGAGGTGATGATGTCGCCGAAACGAACCACGGGACCGGGCCATTCATGCCCCGTTCAGAGGCGACGGACTATCAAGGCGGCATGAAACATCACCTTGCTCCCTTGCGGCGCCTCGTGCCCGCGCTCATGCTTCTGGCGGTGGCGACGCCCGGACACGCGCAGCTGCCGCTGGCTCCGCTCGCCGCCCCGTCCCTGCTGCAGACGGCCGCCGCGGACTGCGGCGCGATCGGTCGGTCGGTTGCCGCCAGCGAAGGCGGCACGGTGCGCAGCGCCGTGGCGGAAGATCGCGGCGGGCGCACGGTCTGCGTCATCGTCTACACGGTGCCGGCCAATGGCGGGCAGCCTCCCCGCGTGGTGCGCAAGCAGGTGCCTGCGAATTAATTCACTGTGAAGAGGGCGGCGATCGTGCACAGGAGGCGCGTACCGATCGCGGGGCAGAGGAATCATGCGCATACTGGTTGTCGAGGACGACAAGAACCTGAACCGCCAGATCGTCGAGGCGCTGACGGAGGCGGGCTACGTCGTCGACCGCGCCTTCGACGGCGAGGAAGGCCACTTCCTGGGCGATACCGAACCCTATGACGCGGTGGTGCTGGACATCGGCCTGCCGGAGATGGACGGCATCACGGTCGTCGAGAAATGGCGCCAGGCGGGCCGCAAGATGCCCGTGCTGATGCTGACGGCGCGCGACCGCTGGAGCGACAAGGTGGCGGGCATCGACGCCGGCGCGGACGACTATGTGGCCAAGCCCTTCCACATCGAGGAGGTGCTCGCCCGCCTGCGGGCGCTGATCCGTCGCGCCGCCGGCCATGCCTCGTCCGAACTGGTCTGCGGACCGCTCCGGCTCGATACCAAGGCCTCGCGGGCGGAAGTGGACGGACAGACCCTGAAACTGACGTCGCACGAGTTCCGTCTGCTCGCCTATCTGATGCACCACATGGGCGAGGTGGTGTCGCGCACCGAACTGGTGGAGCACCTCTACGACCAGGATTTCGACCGCGATTCCAACACGGTGGAAGTCTTCGTCGGGCGGCTGCGCAAGAAGATGGGCGTCGACCTGATCGAGACCGTGCGCGGCATGGGCTATCGCATCCGCGAGCAGCAGGGTTGACGCGGACCCGCGCAACGGCCGTGGGAGAGATCGGGTGAAGTTCGGCCTGAGATCGCTGTCCTTTCGCGTCGTGACCTTCTCGACGCTGTGGGCGGTCGCTGCCCTCGTGGTGATCGCCACGCTGATCTCCGCCCTCTACCGCGATGCGGCCGAACGCGGCTTCCACGATCTCCTGACCGCGCATCTCTACAGCCTGGTGACGACGGTGGGGATCTCGCCGGATGGGGCGCTGGACGGCGCGCCCGATCTGTACGACCTGAAGTTCGCGCAGCCCGGCTCCGGCTGGTACTGGGCCGTCGAGCCTGTGTCGGCCGGCGTGACGGGGGTGATCCGGTCGCCGTCGATGACGGGTGGAATCGCGGCGCCCAGCGTGGCCGAGGTTCCCTTCGACAGCCAGTTCCAGCGGCTCTACCAGGCGCAGGGCCTGAGGGGAGAGCAGGTCGACGTCCTGGAGAACGACTTCATCCTGGACGCGAATAACCGGATCGCCCGCTTTCGCGTGATGGGCAACCGCAGCGAACTCGAGTTCCAGATCTCCGACTTCGAGACGCAGCTCTATTCCTACCTCTCGGTCTTCGGCGTCTCGATGATCGCCGTCAACGCACTGGTGATCCTGTTCGGTCTGCGGCCGCTGGACAAGGTGCGCACCGCGCTCTCGCAGGTGCGCGAGGGAACGGCGAGCCGGCTCGACGGCAAGTTCCCGTCCGAGATCGAACCTCTGGCCAACGAGACGAACGCGCTGATCGAGAACAACCGGCGGATCGTCGAGCGTTCGCGCACGCAGGTGGGCAACCTCGCGCATTCGCTGAAGACGCCGGTGGCGGTGCTGCTGAACGAAGGCCGCGCCATGGGCGGGGCCAAGGGCGCACTGATCGTCGAGCAGGCCTCGGCCATGCAACAGCAGGTGGAGCACTACCTCCAGCGCGCGCGCATCGCCGCGCAGCGCGACAGCGTCGTCTACCGCACGCCCACCCGCGAGGCGCTGCAGCGTCTCGTGCGCGTGTTCCGCAAGGTCGACGCGACGATCGAACTCGCTTTCGACGAGCCCGGCCGCGAGGTGATCTTCGCCGGGGAGCGCGAGGATTTCGAGGAGATCACCGGCAACCTGCTCGAGAATGCGATGAAATGGGCCAGGAGCCGCGCCCGCGTAAGTCTCGGCGAAAAG
The nucleotide sequence above comes from Aquibium microcysteis. Encoded proteins:
- a CDS encoding response regulator transcription factor, which codes for MRILVVEDDKNLNRQIVEALTEAGYVVDRAFDGEEGHFLGDTEPYDAVVLDIGLPEMDGITVVEKWRQAGRKMPVLMLTARDRWSDKVAGIDAGADDYVAKPFHIEEVLARLRALIRRAAGHASSELVCGPLRLDTKASRAEVDGQTLKLTSHEFRLLAYLMHHMGEVVSRTELVEHLYDQDFDRDSNTVEVFVGRLRKKMGVDLIETVRGMGYRIREQQG
- a CDS encoding ATP-binding protein; translated protein: MKFGLRSLSFRVVTFSTLWAVAALVVIATLISALYRDAAERGFHDLLTAHLYSLVTTVGISPDGALDGAPDLYDLKFAQPGSGWYWAVEPVSAGVTGVIRSPSMTGGIAAPSVAEVPFDSQFQRLYQAQGLRGEQVDVLENDFILDANNRIARFRVMGNRSELEFQISDFETQLYSYLSVFGVSMIAVNALVILFGLRPLDKVRTALSQVREGTASRLDGKFPSEIEPLANETNALIENNRRIVERSRTQVGNLAHSLKTPVAVLLNEGRAMGGAKGALIVEQASAMQQQVEHYLQRARIAAQRDSVVYRTPTREALQRLVRVFRKVDATIELAFDEPGREVIFAGEREDFEEITGNLLENAMKWARSRARVSLGEKAGAVLLTIEDDGPGIPEDKAREALRRGRRLDESKPGTGLGLSIVNDLVREYGGELRLLRSDLGGLKAEVRLPGPG